A portion of the Chondrinema litorale genome contains these proteins:
- a CDS encoding M20/M25/M40 family metallo-hydrolase, with protein sequence MHYNKFLILFFSLFFSLFNLNAQDKNDAATIKNIFDEILTNDACYENLRYLTTQIGGRLSGSPQAAAAVDWTKEVMENYGFDTVFLQEVMVPHWVRGKKEIGRIVGSKKMGSLDVAVCALGNSVGTGDKGVSANLVEVQDFEELKKLGKENIQGKVVFFNRPMDPTLIQTFQAYGGAVNQRGAGASEAAKYGAIGAIVRSMTTSSDDFPHTGSLNYTLNVPQIPAIAISTKDADLLSKLLKDDKELKFYFETHCEMKEEKLSYNVVGQITGIEFPEEYIAIGGHLDSWDLAQGAHDDGTGCMQSIEVLRVLKTLGIKPKRSIRAVMFMNEENGLRGGLKYAELAKKNKEKHIAALESDSGGFTPKGFSIGGSDKVVEKVSAWSELFKPYKIHEFEAGGGGADIGPLKAQDVPLFSFRPDSQRYFDYHHASNDTFDKVNKRELDLGAAAMTSLIYLIDKYGLQ encoded by the coding sequence ATGCACTACAACAAGTTTTTAATACTCTTTTTTTCGCTGTTTTTTTCCTTATTTAATCTAAACGCGCAGGATAAAAATGATGCTGCAACCATCAAAAATATATTTGATGAAATCCTCACGAATGATGCCTGCTACGAAAATCTTAGATACTTAACTACACAAATTGGAGGGCGATTAAGTGGATCTCCACAAGCTGCTGCTGCTGTAGATTGGACTAAAGAAGTAATGGAAAACTATGGTTTTGATACGGTTTTCTTGCAAGAGGTAATGGTTCCGCATTGGGTAAGAGGCAAGAAAGAAATCGGTAGAATTGTAGGATCGAAGAAAATGGGAAGTTTAGATGTTGCTGTATGTGCTCTAGGAAACTCAGTAGGTACTGGTGACAAAGGAGTTTCTGCCAATTTGGTAGAAGTTCAAGATTTTGAAGAGCTAAAGAAATTAGGCAAAGAAAATATTCAAGGAAAAGTGGTCTTTTTTAACAGGCCTATGGATCCAACATTAATTCAGACATTTCAGGCATATGGTGGAGCTGTAAACCAACGTGGAGCCGGAGCATCTGAAGCCGCAAAATATGGAGCAATTGGAGCGATTGTTCGTTCAATGACGACCTCAAGCGATGATTTCCCCCACACAGGTAGTTTAAATTATACCCTTAATGTACCTCAAATACCTGCCATCGCAATTAGCACAAAAGATGCTGACCTTTTAAGCAAACTTTTAAAAGACGACAAAGAACTTAAGTTCTATTTTGAAACTCATTGTGAAATGAAAGAAGAAAAACTTTCTTACAATGTAGTAGGTCAGATTACTGGCATTGAATTTCCAGAAGAATATATCGCAATTGGTGGACATTTAGATTCTTGGGATTTGGCTCAAGGTGCACACGACGATGGCACTGGTTGTATGCAATCTATTGAGGTTTTGAGAGTATTAAAAACTTTAGGAATTAAACCGAAAAGATCGATTAGAGCAGTAATGTTTATGAACGAGGAAAACGGTTTAAGAGGCGGATTGAAATATGCAGAATTGGCTAAGAAAAATAAAGAAAAGCACATTGCTGCACTAGAATCTGATTCGGGTGGTTTTACTCCAAAAGGATTTTCTATAGGTGGTAGTGATAAAGTTGTTGAAAAAGTTTCTGCTTGGAGTGAGCTTTTTAAACCTTATAAAATACATGAGTTTGAAGCTGGTGGTGGTGGAGCTGATATTGGGCCGTTAAAAGCTCAGGATGTTCCTTTATTTTCATTTAGACCAGATTCTCAAAGATATTTCGATTATCACCATGCGTCTAACGATACCTTTGATAAGGTAAATAAAAGAGAGCTTGATTTAGGTGCAGCAGCTATGACATCCCTAATTTATCTAATCGACAAATATGGTTTGCAATAA
- a CDS encoding nucleoside deaminase: MEKHHLYIQRAVELAKEGVLNDKGGPFGAVIVKDGKIVGEGSNMVTSQNDPTAHAEVVAIRNACKNLNSFQLTGCTIYASCEPCPMCLGAIYWARPDKLIFACTKEDAKKAGFDDQFIYEEIDLPYSERKITTEQNGRDIAIEVFKLWQVKKDRIDY, from the coding sequence ATGGAAAAACATCATTTATATATTCAAAGAGCAGTAGAATTGGCGAAAGAGGGAGTGTTAAATGATAAAGGAGGTCCCTTTGGAGCAGTAATAGTAAAAGATGGCAAAATTGTAGGTGAAGGTAGTAATATGGTAACCTCTCAGAACGATCCTACCGCTCATGCAGAAGTAGTTGCTATTAGAAATGCTTGTAAAAACCTTAATAGCTTTCAGCTAACAGGTTGTACAATATATGCTTCTTGTGAGCCATGTCCGATGTGTTTGGGAGCTATTTATTGGGCTAGACCAGATAAATTGATATTTGCCTGCACCAAAGAAGATGCTAAGAAAGCTGGTTTTGACGATCAGTTTATTTACGAAGAAATTGACCTACCCTATTCAGAAAGAAAAATCACCACAGAACAAAATGGTAGAGATATAGCAATAGAAGTTTTTAAACTTTGGCAAGTTAAAAAAGATAGAATAGACTATTAA
- the ileS gene encoding isoleucine--tRNA ligase codes for MAKYREYQQLDLVKTGNELLKFWEENKVFEQSINSREGKPTFTFYEGPPSANGMPGIHHVMARTIKDMYCRYKTIRGYQVKRKGGWDTHGLPVELKVEKDLGITKEDIGTKISVEEYNQRCREAVMKFKGVWDNLTRKMGYWVDLDDPYITFDRNYIETLWNLLKKLYDKDLLYKGYTIQPYSPKAGTGLSSHELNQPGCYRDVKDTSAVAQFKVKKDEKSAPLFEGTDDEVFILAWTTTPWTLPSNSALAVGEKITYLRVKTFNPYTFKPAEVILAKDRLNAYFTEKQKKADFDSYKEGDKVIPFKVTAEFTGKDLCGVRYEQLLPYIQPEGDAFRVIPGDFVSTEDGTGIVHIAPTFGADDYRVAQQADIPAILVKDENGTPMPLVDKQGRFVKEVTDFPLRYVKAEYEDDETLADSNYKSTDVLISIKLKEENRAFKVEKYEHSYPHCWRTDKPILYYPLDSWFIKTTAYKDKLVAANKTINWKPAATGTGRFGNWLENLVDWNLSRSRFWGTPLPVWRTEDNASEKCIGSIAELNDEVKKAVEAGVMAADSKVTAGGVLKDDFDLHRPYVDDVILVSDDGKAMYREPDLIDVWFDSGAMPYAQWHYPFENKEIFEESFPADFISEGVDQTRGWFFTLHALAVMLEFPQSNISFKNVVSTGLLLDANGAKMSKRLGNVIDPFETIDTYSADATRWYMLSNAQPWDNLKFNLEGVKEVQRKFFGTLYNTYSFFALYANLDGFKFEEEAVPVSERTESDRWIISRLNTLIEDVKNAMDDYESTKAVRAIESFTIDDLSNWYVRQNRKRFWKGEYNRDKMAAYQTLYTCLETISCLMSPFSPFFSDRLFQDLNEVTGKDKSLSVHLSDFPEVDTAVIDKDLEERMDLAQKISSLVHSLRRKESIKVRQPLSKILIPDLNEKVTRQIKAVEDIINAEVNIKEIEYIDDSSGVLVKKIKPNFKVLGKQYGKLMRHISAAIAKFEQADITKLEKEQSYAIEVEGETITLSPDDVEITSEDIPGWLVARDYGLTVAMDITITDELRKEGIAREVVNRVQNLRKDMGLEVQDKINIEVLKGESLAEEAFNAHKKYICEETQALNLSFSESLEGATAIDLGDVTIEIKVAKA; via the coding sequence ATGGCAAAATACAGAGAATACCAGCAGCTGGATTTAGTGAAAACAGGAAATGAGTTGCTGAAGTTTTGGGAAGAAAATAAAGTATTTGAGCAATCTATAAATAGCAGAGAGGGTAAACCAACATTTACTTTCTATGAGGGACCTCCTTCTGCGAATGGTATGCCGGGTATTCACCACGTAATGGCCAGAACTATTAAAGATATGTACTGCCGATACAAAACTATAAGGGGATACCAAGTAAAAAGGAAAGGTGGATGGGATACACACGGTTTGCCAGTTGAGTTGAAGGTGGAGAAAGATTTGGGTATTACCAAAGAAGATATCGGTACTAAAATATCGGTGGAGGAATATAACCAGCGATGCAGAGAGGCTGTAATGAAGTTTAAAGGTGTTTGGGACAACCTTACTCGTAAAATGGGTTACTGGGTTGATCTAGACGATCCTTATATTACTTTCGATAGAAATTACATCGAAACGCTATGGAATCTGCTTAAGAAATTATACGACAAAGACCTTTTATACAAAGGTTATACGATACAGCCTTATTCTCCAAAAGCAGGTACTGGTTTAAGTTCTCACGAATTGAACCAGCCAGGTTGCTACAGAGATGTAAAAGATACGTCTGCTGTTGCGCAGTTTAAGGTTAAAAAAGACGAAAAATCTGCTCCATTATTTGAGGGAACTGATGATGAAGTTTTCATCTTAGCATGGACGACTACTCCTTGGACACTTCCTTCAAACTCAGCTTTGGCGGTTGGAGAAAAAATAACTTACCTAAGAGTAAAAACTTTTAACCCTTATACATTTAAGCCTGCTGAGGTAATTCTTGCTAAAGATCGCTTGAATGCCTATTTCACTGAAAAGCAGAAAAAAGCAGATTTTGATAGCTACAAAGAAGGCGATAAAGTAATTCCTTTTAAAGTAACTGCTGAGTTTACTGGAAAAGATTTGTGTGGTGTTAGATATGAGCAGTTGTTACCTTATATACAACCAGAAGGAGATGCATTTAGAGTAATACCGGGAGATTTTGTTAGTACTGAGGATGGTACTGGTATCGTTCACATCGCCCCTACTTTTGGTGCTGATGACTACCGTGTTGCACAACAGGCTGATATACCAGCGATCTTGGTAAAAGATGAAAATGGCACTCCTATGCCATTGGTAGATAAACAAGGTCGCTTTGTAAAAGAAGTTACTGACTTCCCATTACGCTATGTAAAAGCTGAGTATGAGGACGATGAAACATTGGCTGATTCTAATTATAAATCAACAGATGTTTTAATCTCTATCAAACTTAAAGAAGAAAACAGGGCATTTAAAGTAGAAAAATACGAGCACAGTTACCCACATTGTTGGAGAACTGATAAGCCAATTCTTTACTATCCATTAGATTCTTGGTTCATCAAAACAACTGCTTATAAAGATAAGTTAGTAGCAGCCAATAAAACCATAAACTGGAAACCTGCTGCAACTGGTACAGGTCGTTTTGGTAACTGGTTAGAAAACTTGGTAGACTGGAACTTGTCGCGCTCAAGATTCTGGGGAACTCCTTTACCAGTTTGGAGAACCGAAGATAATGCTTCTGAAAAATGTATCGGTTCAATCGCAGAACTTAATGATGAAGTAAAGAAAGCGGTAGAAGCTGGTGTAATGGCAGCAGATTCTAAAGTGACGGCTGGTGGTGTTTTAAAAGATGATTTTGATTTGCACAGACCATATGTAGATGATGTAATTCTGGTAAGTGATGATGGAAAAGCAATGTACCGTGAGCCAGATCTCATAGACGTTTGGTTTGATAGTGGAGCGATGCCTTATGCACAGTGGCATTATCCTTTTGAAAATAAAGAAATTTTTGAAGAGAGTTTCCCTGCAGATTTTATCTCAGAAGGTGTTGACCAAACTCGTGGTTGGTTCTTTACATTGCACGCTTTGGCAGTAATGTTAGAATTTCCACAAAGTAATATATCTTTTAAAAATGTAGTTTCAACGGGCTTGTTGTTAGATGCAAATGGAGCAAAAATGTCTAAGAGATTAGGCAATGTAATTGATCCGTTTGAAACCATCGATACATACAGTGCAGATGCTACTCGTTGGTATATGCTTAGCAATGCACAGCCTTGGGATAACTTAAAATTCAATTTAGAAGGTGTAAAAGAAGTTCAACGTAAATTCTTCGGAACGCTTTATAACACCTATTCTTTCTTTGCGCTATATGCAAATCTAGATGGCTTCAAATTCGAAGAAGAAGCAGTGCCAGTTTCAGAAAGGACTGAAAGTGATCGCTGGATTATCTCTCGATTGAATACACTGATAGAAGATGTGAAAAATGCAATGGATGATTACGAATCAACCAAGGCAGTAAGAGCGATAGAAAGCTTTACCATAGATGATTTAAGTAACTGGTATGTTCGCCAAAACAGAAAGCGTTTCTGGAAAGGTGAATACAACCGCGATAAGATGGCTGCTTACCAAACATTATACACTTGTTTGGAAACCATCTCTTGCTTAATGAGTCCTTTTTCACCATTCTTTTCAGATAGATTATTCCAAGATTTAAATGAGGTTACAGGAAAAGACAAATCTCTTTCTGTGCATTTAAGCGACTTCCCAGAAGTAGATACTGCTGTGATAGATAAAGATTTGGAAGAGAGAATGGATTTGGCTCAAAAGATTTCATCTTTGGTACACTCATTAAGAAGAAAAGAGTCTATTAAAGTAAGACAGCCACTTTCTAAAATCTTAATTCCAGATCTTAACGAAAAGGTAACTAGGCAGATAAAAGCTGTTGAGGATATTATCAATGCTGAGGTAAACATCAAGGAGATAGAATACATCGATGATTCTTCTGGAGTATTGGTGAAAAAGATAAAGCCAAACTTTAAAGTATTGGGTAAGCAATATGGAAAATTAATGCGCCATATTTCTGCTGCGATTGCTAAGTTTGAGCAGGCTGATATCACCAAACTTGAAAAAGAACAATCTTATGCAATTGAAGTAGAAGGTGAAACAATCACACTTTCTCCTGATGATGTAGAGATTACTTCTGAAGATATTCCGGGTTGGTTAGTAGCTCGTGACTATGGTTTAACTGTCGCAATGGATATTACAATCACTGATGAGCTTCGTAAAGAAGGTATCGCCAGAGAAGTGGTAAACCGTGTTCAAAACCTCAGAAAAGATATGGGACTTGAAGTACAAGATAAAATTAATATCGAAGTGCTAAAAGGTGAGAGCTTAGCAGAAGAGGCTTTCAATGCTCATAAGAAATATATATGTGAAGAAACTCAGGCATTAAACCTGAGCTTCTCTGAAAGTTTAGAAGGAGCTACTGCTATCGATCTTGGTGATGTAACCATCGAGATTAAAGTAGCAAAAGCTTAA
- a CDS encoding metallophosphoesterase family protein codes for MKILHTADWHLGKKLNDYSRIDEQREVLEEICEIAEKENVDAVIIAGDLFDSFNPSNEAVELFYKTVHKLAKLGACPVIAIAGNHDSADRVEAPDTLARECGIFLSGYPDTRLKALELNTGLKITKTDAGFVELELPNSKELLRIILTPYASESRLKSFFGVENTDKEFRKIIAEKWQNLASQYCDKNGVNILLTHLFMTNGTDLLDEPEDERHILHVGGAQPVYTVDIPKEVDYTALGHLHRFHNLASQEKPPVIYSGSLLEYSLSETNQQKFVSIIEAKASASVSYNKIPLYSGKKVLRKKFENFDDAINWLQENQDVYVELILVSDTYINAALKKEIYRAHKGVLGIIPEIKKENKEAEEKQLDVSANIKDLFQQYFHSKFNQEANEEVLDLFEEIIHRTPEE; via the coding sequence ATGAAAATACTTCATACAGCAGATTGGCATTTGGGAAAGAAATTGAATGATTATTCCAGAATAGATGAACAAAGAGAAGTTTTGGAAGAAATCTGTGAAATTGCAGAAAAGGAAAACGTAGATGCAGTTATTATAGCAGGAGATTTATTTGATTCTTTTAACCCATCCAACGAAGCTGTTGAGTTATTTTACAAAACAGTACACAAGTTAGCAAAACTGGGAGCTTGTCCAGTAATTGCTATTGCTGGTAACCACGATTCGGCAGACAGGGTAGAAGCGCCTGATACTTTAGCTAGAGAGTGTGGTATTTTTTTATCAGGTTATCCAGATACAAGACTAAAAGCTTTAGAGCTTAATACAGGTTTAAAAATAACTAAAACTGATGCTGGATTTGTAGAACTTGAGTTGCCTAACAGTAAAGAACTTCTTAGAATAATTCTCACTCCATATGCTAGCGAAAGCAGATTGAAAAGCTTTTTTGGTGTAGAAAATACAGACAAAGAATTTAGAAAAATTATTGCTGAAAAGTGGCAAAATTTAGCAAGTCAGTATTGCGATAAAAATGGGGTTAATATTCTTTTGACCCACCTTTTTATGACAAACGGAACTGATCTTTTGGATGAACCAGAAGATGAAAGACACATTTTACATGTTGGTGGAGCCCAACCTGTTTATACTGTAGATATTCCCAAAGAGGTAGATTATACGGCACTAGGGCATTTACACAGGTTTCATAATTTAGCCTCACAAGAAAAACCACCAGTAATATATAGCGGAAGTTTGTTGGAGTACAGTCTAAGTGAAACAAACCAACAAAAGTTTGTTTCTATTATTGAAGCCAAGGCGAGTGCATCTGTTTCTTACAATAAAATACCATTGTATTCAGGTAAAAAGGTGCTAAGAAAAAAGTTTGAAAACTTCGATGATGCAATCAATTGGTTACAAGAAAACCAAGATGTGTATGTCGAATTGATTTTGGTAAGCGATACTTATATAAATGCAGCTTTAAAAAAGGAAATCTACCGAGCTCATAAAGGAGTTTTAGGGATAATTCCGGAAATTAAAAAAGAAAATAAAGAGGCAGAAGAAAAACAATTAGATGTGTCTGCGAATATCAAAGATTTATTTCAGCAGTATTTTCATAGCAAATTCAATCAGGAGGCAAATGAAGAAGTCCTGGATTTATTTGAAGAAATAATTCACAGGACCCCAGAAGAATAA